The region CGCCGGTGCGGGTGGCTTCCGCGGGGGAGGCCCGTCCGGTGCGCGGGTGCGCTACGGCCAGGGTTTCGGCGGCGCAGGCGGCATCAACATCGAAGACCTTTTCGGCGACATGTTCGGCGGCAGTGGCGGATTCGGGCCGATTCCGGGCGCTGACCAGGAAGCGGTGCTGGAGCTGACCGTCGAGGAGGCCTACCGGGGTGGCAAACGGCAGATCTCACTGGATGGTCGCAACTATTCGGTCAACATCCCCGCCGGTGTCATCGATGGTCAACGGATCCGGTTGGCCGGAGAGGGCGGCAGGGGCAGCCGCGATGGACCGGCCGGAGATCTCTACCTGGTGGTGCGCATCATGCCTCATCCCCGGTTCCGGCTCGACGGCCGCAATATCATCGTCGATCTGCCGGTGTCGCCGTGGGAGGCGGTACTGGGCACCACCGTCGCTATTCGGACTCCCGGCGGCGAAGCCAAAGTCAAGGTGCCGCAAGGGTCCTCGACCGGGCGTCGGTTGCGGCTGCGCGGTGAAGGTATGCCAAACCCGCGCGGCGCCGCAGGTGACCTGTACGCCGAAATCAAGGTGATGGTGCCGCCCAAACCGACCGCACGGGAACGCGAGCTGTTCAAGCAACTGGCTGCCGAATCCACGTTCGACCCCAGGAGGGGACGATGACCGCTCCACGGTATGTGCTGGCGCGGCGCCCCGAAATGCAGCTCGACGTCTTCGCGACACGCTGCGGGCTGCATCCCGACATGGTGCGCCGGTTGGTTGCACTGGGCCTGCTGCCGTGCAGCCAGGATGCCCGCGGGCAGCCGCGGTTTGCCCCGTCTGCATTGGCCACAGTGGCTCGCATCCAGCGGCTGCGAACAGGTTTGGGACTGAACTACGCGGCGATCGGGCTGGTGCTCGATCTTCTGGACCGCATCGACGAACTGGAATCAGCGTCTCGCCGAAGGAGGACATCGCTGTGGACATCAACAAGCTGACGCAGAAGTCACAGGAGGCGTTGGCCGACGCTCAGAGCATCGCAACCCGGATGGGTCACACCGAGGTCGACGGCGAACACTTGTTGATGGCGCTGATCGACCAGCCCGAGGGGCTGGTACCCCGGTTGCTGGATCAGACCGGCGCCGACTCCGCGGTG is a window of Mycobacterium sp. 3519A DNA encoding:
- a CDS encoding chaperone modulator CbpM, giving the protein MTAPRYVLARRPEMQLDVFATRCGLHPDMVRRLVALGLLPCSQDARGQPRFAPSALATVARIQRLRTGLGLNYAAIGLVLDLLDRIDELESASRRRRTSLWTSTS
- a CDS encoding DnaJ C-terminal domain-containing protein, translated to MARDYYEVLGVSRDATTDQIQQAFRTLARKYHPDVNKDPAAEDRFKEINEAYHVLSDSETRRRYDRFGEDFRKVPEDWDERVGAGAGGFRGGGPSGARVRYGQGFGGAGGINIEDLFGDMFGGSGGFGPIPGADQEAVLELTVEEAYRGGKRQISLDGRNYSVNIPAGVIDGQRIRLAGEGGRGSRDGPAGDLYLVVRIMPHPRFRLDGRNIIVDLPVSPWEAVLGTTVAIRTPGGEAKVKVPQGSSTGRRLRLRGEGMPNPRGAAGDLYAEIKVMVPPKPTARERELFKQLAAESTFDPRRGR